CTTGCAATGTTTGTATATGACAAATTCTTTTTATCAAGAAAAAACTTCTGGGATCCGACTAAAGATGAAGAATATGATGAAGCACATGCTGCAGAGCAAAGAAAGCTAGAAAGTGAACTAATAAAGGATGAAAAAGAGTTACCAGGATTTTTCTTATCATTACTACCAGTATTTGTGCCAATTATTTTAATCATATTAGGAACTGTTTCATCAGTTACAATGGGAGCTGAAAATGTACCTGAAATAATAAAATTTGTTTCAGATAAGCACGTGGCTATGTTCTTTGGATTATTATCAGCAATATTATTAGCTTTATCTCGTAATATGAAGCTAGGAGAAATAGAAAAAGTATTGAACACATCCCTTTCATCAATAGGTACTGTTCTATTTATCACAGGCTCAGGAGCTTCCTTAGGAGCAGTTTTAGGTGCTGTAAAGGTTGGAGATGCACTATTAGAAGTTGTAGGAGCTATTAATATTCATCCAATTTTATTCGTATGGCTAATAGCTGCATTACTAAAGCTAGCCCAAGGCTCAGGAACTGTAGCAATGATAACAACAGTATCAATGGTTGCCCCTATGGCAGCACAACTAGATGTAGCACCTGTATTTTTAGCATTAGCAGCATTCTCTGGAACATTGGCAACTGCTCATGTTAACGACAGTGCATTTTGGATAACAAGTAAAATGGCAGGGTTAACAGTAACAGGCGGCTTCAAGGTATATACACTAGTATGTGCTTTGCAGGCAGTAATAAGCTTAATACTAATTTTCGCAGCAAGCTTTATATTCTAATATTTACTGAAGCTACTACCAAGGTAACTCTAACTTGTTCCTTGGTAGTTGGTTTTTATTGCTAGACTAGGGATGAAATGGAGGGAAAATATGAAAATAGTAATTGTTGGTGGAGTTGCTGCAGGAATGAGTGCAGCAGCTAAGATTAAAAGGGACAATCCAAGCTTTGAGGTCATCGTTTTAGAAAAGGGGCTTGAAACTTCATATGGGGCTTGCGGGTTACCATATTATATTTCAGATGTAAATCCAGTAGAGGAGTTACTAAGAATTAGAAGAGCAGAGGAATTCATTAAATCAGGTATTGATGTCAGATTAGGAAATGAAGTAATTAAATTAGAGCCTAATAACAAAACCATTACAATACTAGACGAAAATAATAATGAATATATGGAGAGTTATGATATTTGTATAATTGCAACAGGTGCTTCTGCTATAGTCCCAAAGCTTGAAGGCGTAAACCTTAAAAACGTATTTACACTAAAGACTATAGAGGATGCTAATAAGATAAAATCAGCTATAAACGATAAAATTAAAAATGTTGTTATTGTAGGTGGAGGATATATTGGCATAGAATTAGTTGAAACTTTCCACCATTTAGGGAAAAAAATAACCTTGATTGAAAGATTAGATCACATAATGCAATCCTTTGATCCTGACATGAGTGACCATATAAAAACTAGCCTAATCAATCAAGGTGTTGATATTAGATGCTCTGAAACTCTAGTAAAAGTTGAAGGAACAGATTTTGTAAATAGGGTAGTAACTGATAAGGCCATAATTGATGCAGATATGGTGATTCTTGCATTAGGAGTAAGACCTAATACAAGCTTCTTAGAGGGTACAGGAGTTGAAATGCTACAAAATGGCGCAATTGTAGTAGATGAAAGAATGAAGACAAATATTGATTCTATCTATGCCTGTGGTGATTGTGCAACTATATATCATAGAATATTAAAGAAAAATGTATTTATTCCACTTGGAACAAATGCAAACAAGCAGGGCCGATTAGTAGCTAAGTCTATTAAGGGAGAGGATTTTAGATTAGAAGTAGCTTTGGGTAGTGCTATGATGAAGGTCAACAATTTGGAATGTGCAAGAACTGGTTTAAGTGAAGCGGAGGCAAGGAGTAATGGAATAAATTATGGAGTTCATACAATAACTGCACAGACTCATGCACCTTACTATCCAGATTCTAAGGAAATTAGGATTAAGATTGTATATAGAAAACCGGACAAGGTATTGCTTGGGGCACAGCTTATTGGGGAGAAGGATGTGGCTTGGAGAATGAACACCTTAGCCGTTTGTATTCACAATGAAATGACACTAGATGAAATCTCCCTACTAGACTTAGGATACGCACCACCATATTCTATGCCTTGGGATGCCATTCATATAGTAGCACAATCAGTAAAGGAGTAATGTTATGGACAAAATTAGAGATATTAATGAAGTAATTGAAATGATGAAATCTAATGATATTATTGCATTTGGGGGTAATGTACTTCATAGAAGCCCAATACAAGTAGCTTATCACATTGCAAACTCAAATATAAAGGATTTGCATATAGTAAAAACTGCTATGGCTATGGAAATAGATATTTTAGCACTTTCAAAATCAGTTAAAAAAGTTTCAGCAGGATTTATAAGCTATGAAGGTGAGTTTGGATTGTGTAATAATTATAGAAAAGCAGTCCAAGATGGAGAAATCCAAGTTCAAGAGCATGCATGCTATTCTGTAATAGCAGCTTTAAGAGCTGCTATATATGGTATTCCTTTCATGCCAATACGTGGACTTTTGGGTAGTGATTTAGTCCACACCATGGACTACAAAACTGTTGCTGACCCATATACAGGAGAAGAAATAGTTGCCATACAAGCCATAGTTCCTGATTGGGGGATCATTCATGTTCAAAAAGCTGATAGATTTGGGAACTGCGAAATAATAGGGCCTATGTATGAAGATGATATAGTATGTAGAGCTGCTAAAAACACAATTATAACCTGCGAAGAAATTGTTGGAGATGAATATTTTAAGGATAAAAAAGCAGATATTAGCGAAGTGTTTGTTAAGTACGTTGTAGAGCTACCAAAAGGTGCAAGCCCTGGCTATTGTCCTGGATATTATGGATTAGATAAAGAAAAAATAAATAGCTTTAAAAATAAGGGAACCTTAAAGTAAACAAGGAAAGGAGATAGCTATGGAAGATATAAGAATTTCAGATATGATGGTAGTATCCTTGGCAAGATTATTAAAGAATAAAGAAAATGCTTTTCATGGTGTAGCATCAATAATGCCTATGGTTGCTATTATGCTAAGCAGAAAAGTACACAATAAAGAATTAACATATTTAAATATAACTGGTGGAGTAAACATTGAAGATGCAGAATTAACCATATCTACTGATGGAAATAATTTGTTCCAGTCAAGTAAAAGTGTTGTCAAATTAACAGATATATTTGATCTTTCAGCTCGCAATAAATTAGATATAGCTTTCTTAAGCTGTAGCCAGGTAGACCAATATGGAAATATAAACAATTCTGTTATAGGTAATTACCATAATCCTAAGGTTAGATTACCTGGTGGAGCAGGAAGTGCAGTATTGTTACCAACAGCTAAGGAGGCAATTGTCTGGAAATCAAAGCATGATACTAGAAGCTTTGTTGAGAACGTTGACTTTATAACTGCTAAAGGAAATGTTTCTTATGTAGTTACTCCAAAATGTATTTTCAAAAGAGTGGATGGTAAGCTAAAATTGTATGAGCTTTATCCATTTGAAACCTTAGATAGCATAATAGAAAATACTTCATTCAGTATAGACCATGAAGGATTTTCTGTATCGTTACCTCCTACAGGGGAAGAAATGATCGCTTTAAATCAGATAGATCCAGACAGATTAAGAGATAGTGAGCTATAAATATGAAACTAATTAGATTCCAAAAGAAAAAGCAAATACATTATGGTATTTTAGATAATGATGAGGTAACCTTGGTAGATAACTTTAATTCCATGAAGGTATCAAATGAACCAAAGTTAAAGGCAGAAGAAATTAATATTCTTCTACCTGTAAACCCATCAAAAATATTATGCGTTGGATTAAATTATAAAACCCATGCTGAAGAAGTAAATTTAAGTATTTTGAAAGAGCCTGTAATTTTTATGAAGCCTAGAACATCCCTTATAAAATCAAGAGAGAACATTATATATCCTAAGGTTAGCAGTAGAGTCGATTATGAGGGAGAATTAGCAGTAGTAATTAAAAAAACAGGTAAAAATATTACTAAGGATAATGTAAAAGATTATATTTTAGGATATATATGTGTTAATGATGTAACAGCTAGGGACTTACAGCCTCTTGATGGACAATGGATAATTGCTAAAGGTTTTGATACCTTCTTGCCTTGTAGTCAATGGATAGAAACAGAAGTAGATATTAATAAGGCAACAGTAACAACTCTACTAAATGGAGAGATAAAACAGAAAGCCTCATGTAGTGATATGATTTTTTCTGTAGAGGATATTATCATTTATTGCTCTAATTATATGACTCTTGAAGAGGGTGATATTATATTAACGGGTACACCTTCTGGAATAGGTCCAATGAATGTTGGTGATGTAGTCCAAGTTATTATTGATGGTGTTGGTAGCTGTGTAAATAAAATAGTTGCAGAATAATACTAATAAAATCTAGGCTGCTGATAACATTTATTATCAACAGCCTAGATTTTCAATGTCTCCATTTCATAAATTTATTTTCTATTATAGATATCACCTTATACATAAAGGTAGTTAGTATGGCTAGTATGATAACACTCATCATAACTAAGTCTAGCTGAAACACTTGCCCACCATAAACAAGAAGATATCCTAGACCTGCTCTAGATACAATAAACTCACCAACTATTACACCAACCCAGGACATTCCTATATTTACTTTTAAAGTACTTATCATAGAAGGTATGCTTGCAGGGAACACTACTTTTTTTAATATCTGAGTTTTAGTAGCACCAAAGGTTTTTAGCATCTTTATTTTGTCCTCGTCAACCTCTATAAAGCTTCCATAAATATTTAATATGGTTATGACAATAGATATACTAACTGCTGTAACTATAATACCAGAGTAGCCAGCTCCAGCCCAAAGAATTATAATAGGAGCCAAGGCTGTTTTAGGAAGGCTATTTAAAACCACCATGTACGGGTCTAAAACCTTAGCTAAGAACTCTGACCACCACAGGAAAACAGCAATTATTATTCCCAATGCAGTTCCTGCTAAAAAACCTACAATAGTTTCCATTAAGGAAATTCCAATATGTTCAAAAATTGAACCGTTTTTTACATATTTAATAAAAAGCTTAACTATTTTTGAAGGGTTACTAGTTAGAAAAGTATCTATCCATTTAAACTGTGCAGCAAGCTCCCAAAGAACAATTGATAAAACCAATATGGAAATTTGAGTTATGAGGATTGCTTTTTTTCTCTTTTTAACTCTTATTAAGTATTCCTGCTGTTCTTTGGATATACTGCTGTCTATAAATTTTTCTTTATACATGAACATCAAGCTCCTTCCATATTTTATTGAAATAATGTCTAAATTCAGGAGCTTCCCTACATTTCATAGGTGTTCTATTACCATTTGGACAGCTTAGATCAATAGGGACTATTTCTTTTATTGTAGCTGGTCTATTAGACAAAACAACTATTCTATCAGACATAGAAATAGCTTCTGCAATATCATGTGTAACTAATAAAGCAGTCTTCTTCTCTTTTTTAAGAATAGTACCTATTTCATCAGCAATAGCAAGTCTTGTCTGATAGTCAAGAGCGGAAAATGGTTCATCTAATAAAAGGATATCTGGCTTTACAGCTAAGGTCCTAATTAGTGCTACTCTTTGTCTCATTCCTCCAGAAAGCTGTCTAGGGTAATGCATTTTAAAATCAGATAAACCGTAAGTATTAAGAAGGTCTTCAGCAAACTTCCTAGTATCATCATTTACTTTTTTTTGTATTTCTAATCCTATTAATACATTGTCTATAATGTTTCTCCACTCAAAGAGATGGTCCATTTGGAACATATACCCAATGTTTTTGCTAGGACTGTTTACTTCCTTTCCATTGATATAAACAGTACCTTTTGTTGGCTTAAGCAATCCTGCTATTATAGACAGTAATGTAGATTTGCCACAACCACTAGGACCAACAAATCCAACTATTTCACCATTAAAAATATCAAGGCTTATATCTTTTATTGCTACAGTTTCTCCATCTAGAGTGTGGTAATTCATACGAATGTTTTTGATTTCTACTATTTTTTCATTCTTCATCCTTATCGTCTCCTTAAAAAATCTACATATTTTATAGTATTCAATAATGAGGAAGTTGGTGAAGAGTATAATGAAATACTGTGTAGTTTCTCTATTGCGTAAAATTTAAATATATAATACAATAGTTTAAAACTTATAAGGAGCTGAATAGAATGATATTATATGCTGCTATATTAGAAACTATAGACCCTAAGAAGGATGCAGAAATATTAGATGTACATAAGGCTTATCTCCAAAAATATATAGATGAGGGGAAAATATTTGCAAAGGGACCATTTACAGATCATAGTGGAGGGCTTATAATTTACAAGACAGATAGCTTTGAAGAAGCAAAAAAGCTTGCAGAAAATGATCCTGTAGTATTAGAGCAATCTAGAAAACTTACCTTGAAAGAGTGGAGAAGTAATATTGAATAAAAAATAAAAACTTCAAAAAGAGGTTGATTAATTATACCCCTATAGGGTATAATTATATTACAACAACGATCAAGGAGGTTTATGTAATGGCAAATGTAACAATTTTTACTAGCAATACATGTGGATATTGCACATTAGCAAAAGATTATCTAAATGAAAAAGGTGTAAGCTACGAAGAAAAAAACATTCAAACTGATCCATCTGCAAGAAAGGAATTAATGCAAAAAGGATATATGGGAGTTCCAGTAATCATTGTAAATGGTGAAGAAATCGTAGGCTTTGATAAGGCAAGATTAGAACAACTATTATAGAAAATTTATTAAACAAATAAAAAACTAAGCCCTATACGTGAATAATTCATGTATAGGGTTTTGTTTTTTATTACATTATTCTTACAATTCTATTAACTAACTATTTAAAGATGCTAAATATAGTATAATAAAATAGTGTATGGAACAAACAAGAGTTTTTTTCGTTAAATTAGTATTGAAAGATTAGGAGAGTGAGGACACAATGCATAACAGTATAAGGAAAATATTGTTAATATTTTTATCTTTAATAATATTCTCTCTGGGGTTTTCTATGGAAGCCTATGGAGAAGAAGCCTTCGAAGTGAAATCTAATGTAGGCTTTAATGGCTTTTACAAATATGAATATGATACGCCAATAAGCATAGAGATAAAAAATAATCTAAAGGATGTAAAAGGTAAAGTTCAAGTGCTTTTTCAGGTAATATCCTATTCAGGTAAAAAGCTATATGTGGCTCATACTAAAGAGCTAGATATAGCAAAGGGCGCTACAAAGACTGTAACAATGGAAATTAATAATGATAGATACACATCTAAATATGCAATAAGAATTTTAGATAATAATGATAAGGTAATATGGGAGGAAAAAGCCTTATCAATGCCGACACCCAAATCTTCCAATACTTTAGGCATAGGAATATTAAGCGATGATATTGAGTCCCTTAGATATTTAACTCTTATGGCTTTTTCAGATGCAAATAATAGAGGTACATCAAGAAATACTTCCATATGCGAAATAGATAATTTTCCTACAAATCCTAAGCATTTAAACATGCTGGACATGATACTCATAAATAATTATAATACCGAGAATTTAAATAGTGATCAAAAAGAAGCATTAAAGAAATGGATAGAAGATGGAGGGGTCCTTCTAATAGGTACAGGTCCAAATTACAGCAAAACATTAAAGGATTTAGATGACCTAAATTTTGTTAAAATAAATGGGTCTGCTTCAATTACAGAGTTTAATGACATGAAGGACACCTATGGAAGAGTATTCCAGCCTAATATTCCTTTATCTATAATAAATGCAGAGCTAATTGCGGGCAAAGTAGAGCTTAAGGAAGATAATCAGCCAATTATTTTTAGCTCCAATAAAGGCAATGGCAAGGTAATTATATTTGGGTTTGACCTAGGACTAAGTCCCTTTGTAGAATGGGAAGGAAGAGTTAAGTATTTAGAAAAATTTTTAGATGGTAGTACTTCATGGAAATATTCCTTGGATATGGCTGCCAGAAATAGTAACTCTAATAGCAGATACTCTTATTTAAACAGATATTTACCTAAAAGCAAGGTGCCATCTGTTAAAGTAATGATAATTATTTTAATGGCTTTTACACTAGTAGTAGGGCCTATAAACTATATAGTTTTAAAGAAGCTAGATAAAAGGGAGCTTGCTTGGATTACAATACCTTCTTTAGCAGTGCTTGCTTCTTCTATAATACTTTTATGGGGTACGGGAGGCAGCTTTAAAAACCCACTTATGAACAATATTTCTATAATTAGCTTTAATAAAGATATGACCAGTGTTGATATAAACACTTCCTCAGGAGTTATAAGCTTTAAAAATGGAAGTGTAGATATAAAGGGTGGAGAAAATGTGAACATATCAATACCAGCCAATGAAGTAAGAGCAGAATATCTTGAATTTAATGAGGATGATATTGTCCTTGAATATATCCTTAACAAAAACAAGACTATCTCCTTTAAGAAAAGAGGAGTTTGGGATGTTCAACAGGTAACATTTAACGAAAGCAAAAGGCTTGATAATGGAATAATTCAAGAAATTAAATTAAAGGACAATGCTTTAACAGGTGAGATTAAGAACAATTCAGGTCTAGAGTTGAAGGATGCTATTATATTTTATGGGCTTGACTATTATAGAATAGGCGACATTAAAAGTGGAGATGCTAAAAAAATTGATTTTAAGCTCAACACTACAGCTTCATCTAATCAAACTGCTTCAATGTATAGAAAAGACTTTTATCAAGTACTAGATTCTATTTACCCATGGAATAGAGGGCCAAGAACTAATGTGGCTCAAGAAGATATTCTTCCTAATGAAATGAAAAGAGAAATATTAGAAGGTTTTTTCGGTTCAAATACTTATTATGATAATGAAAATAGTGCATTTCTAATAGCATGGAATACAGATAAGCTTTTAAGTGATATAACTGTAAACGGGAAAGCAACAGACCGAATAGATAGAAACTTATTTACTATGCCTATAGAAATAGGTTATGAGCCTGGTGAATTAGTTAATATACCTTATGGGATTTTATCCCTAAAAATATTAGAATTATCAAGCTTACATCTAGATACCTATGATAAAAGCCTTCATGGCCAAGGCTATGTAATAATGTCAGCAAAGCCAGAGGACAATATAGAGCTTGAAAAGATGGATATTAATTTAATTTATGGCAATGTATCCTCAAGTCACAAGGTTTGGATATACAACTATGAAAGGGATGAATGGGAGACTTATAATAGCTTTACCATATCTATAGATATGGATAATAGAGACATCTATTATGATGAAGCATATGGAACTCAGATAAAAATAGAATTGGACGGAAGAGATTACATCCGCATACCTACATTTTCAGTAAAGGGGGTAGCAAAATAGATGATAAGAATAGAAAATTTAACTAAAAAATATGGAAGCTTTACTGCAGTAGATAATCTTTCCTTAGAAATAAAGGAAGGAGAAATATTTGGTTTTGTTGGGCCAAATGGTGCAGGAAAAACTACTACCTTAAAGATGATAGCGACCTTGCTTAAGCCTACCTCTGGAAGCATATATATAAATGATACAGAAATATCTAAGAATATTAAAGAAGCAAGAAACCAAATAGGATACATGCCTGACTTTTTCGGTGTATATGACAATCTAAAGGTTAATGAATATTTAGAGTTTTATGCTGACATAGCAGGACTTAATAAGGAAGAAAAGAAAAAAATGATTGGGGATCTTTTAGACCTAGTAGATTTAACAAATAAAGTAGACTCTTATGTAGACCAATTATCTAGAGGTATGAAGCAAAGACTATGCTTAGCTAGAAGCCTTATCCACAATCCTAGTTTTTTACTCCTAGACGAGCCTGCATCAGGTATGGACCCTAGAGCAAGGGTGCAGATGAAGGATATATTAAGAGAGCTTAGAAAAATGGGAAAGACCATATTAATCAGTTCTCACATATTGCCTGAATTGGCAGAGCTTTGTACTAGTATAGGAATAATAGAGAATGGCGAAATGGTCATAAGTGGTACTGTTGATGAGATAATGAAAAAGGTAACCGGTACACATGGATTACGCATAAAAGTTTTAGATAATATAGAGAAGACAGTAAATTTACTAATGGAAGAGCCTTTAGTATCAAACATATACGAAAATGAAAATATAATTGAATTTAGCTTTGATGGTGGGGAGAGGGAAAGTGCTAATCTTATTAAAAAGCTTGTAGCACAAGATATTCCACTAGCTTCATTTAATCTTCTAGAAAGCAATTTAGAAGAAATATTTATGCAGGTTACGAAAGGAGACGTGGAGCAATGAATCCAGTATTAAAGAAGGAACTAAAGACAAGTATGAGAACTTGGAGAACTCCCGTTATGATGTCCCTTTACGTCTTATTATTATCCTTATTAGTACTTTTAGTATTTGGAGATATGCTTTTTTCTTACAATGATTATAGGGGAATGAGATTAGATACTGTAAAAGAAATGTTTTTTGTATTTACTATTTTTCAGCTATTGCTATTAACATTTATAGTACCTGCTACTACTTCAAACAGTATTTCAGGAGAAAGGGAGAGAAGCACCTTAGATTTGCTTATATGTACTAGAATGTCAAGTATATCAATAATATTAGGGAAGCTATTTTCTTCACTAGCTGAAGTAATACTCCTGTTATTAGTGTCTATACCGGTTATGAGCACATTTTTCATATTTGGTGGAGTTTCCCCGGGAAATATCATCATTATATTTGGGTTTTACTTTGTAACTGCAATACTCTTTGGTAGCATAGGTATATTCATGTCTACATTTTTTAGAAAAACCTCTACATCAACTATAGCTAGCTATGCTATTACGTTATTCCTTTTGGGAGGTACATTTTTTGTAGTATTGTTAACTAGAGCCTTTTATTATTTACCTAGAGGACTTTCTATTACACAATCCTTCCCAATAGTACTATACGCCAATCCTTTTAGCGGACTTGGAGCAATACTTTTTAATATGATGGGTACAGATATATTAAGTGGATTTATTGGTAGGGGAACTGGTGGGAATCCTTTAACACCTTTATATATTAATCTAGGCTTTGATATAGTAGCATCAAGTATTTTACTTTATTTATCATCACTAAAGATTAACCCTATGACTCGATTAGGTGGTAAATCAAAGGTTAAAAAGAAAAGAAAAAATAAAAATTCCAAATAAGGATTGATTCTCATGCTAGATAAGAAATTACTAGAATTATTAAAATCATTAAGAATTAAATATTATTTAAATAGACTTGTAAAATATATATCCTATTCTCTAATATTATTTTCATCAGCTATGTTAATAATCATGATTTTATCTAGGATATTTCCTATTACATTTATTTTGTCGAAAATAGTCATATCCTTAGTCATATCCCTATTGCTAGGGTTTATATGGTCAATAATAAACCGTCCTTCCTATTATGAAACTGCAAGATTAGTAGATTCATTGGGCCTTAAGGAAAGAATCACTACTGCACTAGAGCTAAAGGGAAATAGCTCAAAGCTTGCAGAGCTACAAAAAAAAGATGCGGTAGATAGCTTAAGCAAGAGTGATTTAAAGAAGAGTATTAGCCTCAAGCCTTCTATGAAAATTTTAGCCCCAGTGTTATTACTAATCCTCTCATCTATTTTTGTAGGATTTATTAATACATCTTCATATGAGGAAGGACTAATTAAAGAGAAAAACAAGAATACAATAAAAAATGAAATAGAGAATATTAAGAAAATAGAAAAAAACATCCAAGAAGAAAAGAGATTAACCTTAGAAGAAAAAAAGCAAATAGAGAGTACATTAAAGGAGCTTAAGAAAAACCTTAGTAAATCAGACAATCTAAAGGATATCCAGAAACAAGCCTTAAAGACAAAGAAGGAATTGAAGGATATAGAAAATAGACTTAGGGAAGAAAAAATTAAGGAAATTGCTAAAAAGCTTTCTAATAAGGAGTTTACTAAAGACCTTGCTGAAAGCATAAAGAGTAAGGATGGGGAAGAGCTAGGGGAAAGTATAAAAAAAATGTCTGAAGATATTAAAAATATGAACAGTGAAGAGTTGAAAAATGTGGCACAGGATTTAAATGCACTTTCGGAAGCCTTAAAAGACAATCCTGAGCTTCTAAACGCATTTAATCAAATATCAGATATAGTAGCACAGGGTATAGAAGGAAATATTGACAATGAAAAGTTAGCCAACAGCTTAAACAGCCTAGCTCAATCCTTAGATGGATTAATGAATGATTCTCAGGTTTCAGGAGCCATATCTGAGCTTAATAAAGCATTAGAC
Above is a window of Proteiniborus ethanoligenes DNA encoding:
- a CDS encoding ABC transporter ATP-binding protein, translating into MIRIENLTKKYGSFTAVDNLSLEIKEGEIFGFVGPNGAGKTTTLKMIATLLKPTSGSIYINDTEISKNIKEARNQIGYMPDFFGVYDNLKVNEYLEFYADIAGLNKEEKKKMIGDLLDLVDLTNKVDSYVDQLSRGMKQRLCLARSLIHNPSFLLLDEPASGMDPRARVQMKDILRELRKMGKTILISSHILPELAELCTSIGIIENGEMVISGTVDEIMKKVTGTHGLRIKVLDNIEKTVNLLMEEPLVSNIYENENIIEFSFDGGERESANLIKKLVAQDIPLASFNLLESNLEEIFMQVTKGDVEQ
- a CDS encoding ABC transporter permease; translated protein: MNPVLKKELKTSMRTWRTPVMMSLYVLLLSLLVLLVFGDMLFSYNDYRGMRLDTVKEMFFVFTIFQLLLLTFIVPATTSNSISGERERSTLDLLICTRMSSISIILGKLFSSLAEVILLLLVSIPVMSTFFIFGGVSPGNIIIIFGFYFVTAILFGSIGIFMSTFFRKTSTSTIASYAITLFLLGGTFFVVLLTRAFYYLPRGLSITQSFPIVLYANPFSGLGAILFNMMGTDILSGFIGRGTGGNPLTPLYINLGFDIVASSILLYLSSLKINPMTRLGGKSKVKKKRKNKNSK